The Dehalococcoidia bacterium genome has a window encoding:
- a CDS encoding tRNA (cytidine(34)-2'-O)-methyltransferase, giving the protein MNIVLYEPEIPHNTGNIIRLCANINADLHLIQPLGFTLNDKNLRRASLDYFDICNVHIHENFENFMNMKGKSEIYLTDTKAENKYTDLNYNISDTFVFGSESKGISKAVLQKFQSKNKIYIPMFPNIRSINICNSVSVIAYECWRQSKFIIE; this is encoded by the coding sequence ATGAATATTGTACTTTATGAGCCTGAAATACCTCATAATACTGGAAATATAATAAGGTTATGTGCAAATATTAATGCTGATTTACACCTTATACAACCTCTTGGTTTTACTCTCAATGATAAAAATCTACGAAGAGCTTCTTTGGATTATTTTGATATTTGCAATGTTCATATTCATGAAAATTTTGAGAATTTTATGAATATGAAGGGGAAATCTGAGATATACCTGACTGATACAAAGGCTGAAAATAAATATACAGATTTAAATTATAATATTTCTGACACATTTGTATTTGGATCAGAAAGCAAAGGTATAAGTAAGGCTGTACTGCAAAAATTTCAATCAAAAAATAAGATTTATATACCTATGTTTCCAAACATACGTTCGATCAATATTTGTAATTCAGTTTCTGTGATTGCTTATGAGTGTTGGAGGCAATCAAAATTTATTATTGAATAG
- a CDS encoding NIPSNAP family protein, translating into MIYEFRTYQIKAGSLQTVISKFQEKIEGRNTISKIGAFWYSEIGVLNQIVHVWPYENMEHRNQCREKAVKKNLWPPDTAEYMLRMNTEFWKPVSFSPKWEQRNIGPFFEMRIYTFPFNEINKMLPAWEEKIEARKSLAPLVGAFVSEVGEVNKFMHIWGYKSLQHRTEAREKFSSIGWPPKSEAKPPLFMENKIVMPSEFSPIQ; encoded by the coding sequence ATGATATATGAATTTAGGACCTACCAAATCAAAGCTGGTTCATTACAAACTGTTATAAGTAAATTTCAAGAAAAAATTGAAGGAAGAAATACGATTTCAAAAATTGGAGCTTTTTGGTATTCAGAAATTGGTGTATTAAATCAAATAGTTCATGTTTGGCCTTATGAAAATATGGAACATAGAAATCAATGTAGAGAAAAAGCTGTAAAGAAAAATCTTTGGCCACCAGATACAGCAGAATACATGTTAAGAATGAATACTGAATTTTGGAAGCCGGTATCTTTTAGTCCAAAATGGGAACAAAGAAATATTGGTCCATTCTTTGAAATGAGAATCTATACTTTCCCATTTAATGAAATTAATAAAATGTTACCAGCTTGGGAGGAAAAAATTGAAGCAAGAAAATCTCTAGCTCCATTAGTTGGAGCTTTTGTTTCAGAAGTGGGAGAAGTGAATAAATTTATGCACATATGGGGATATAAAAGTCTTCAACATAGAACTGAGGCTAGAGAAAAATTTTCATCAATAGGATGGCCTCCAAAATCTGAAGCAAAACCACCATTGTTTATGGAAAATAAAATTGTAATGCCAAGTGAATTTTCTCCTATTCAATAA
- a CDS encoding nitroreductase family protein — protein MSPDNPILVRKSSVNFMEDPIQDNEVNSIIKAAMWAPSSRNAQPWRIIGVKSNSVKFNQIIECLSSDNRVWAKKSGLILIFSTKEIDEKFNPKIFLDIGFSGQNAMIEATRLGLETHPIGGWDEGLVKSVVNIPSESKVGFLLVVGKPGNEKTLPDELIDSHQKIRERNDVEMNFNYDQWGEKF, from the coding sequence ATGTCCCCAGATAATCCGATTTTAGTTAGAAAAAGTTCTGTAAATTTTATGGAAGATCCAATTCAAGATAATGAGGTAAATTCAATTATTAAAGCTGCTATGTGGGCTCCATCATCAAGAAATGCTCAACCGTGGCGTATCATAGGTGTAAAAAGTAACTCAGTAAAGTTTAATCAAATTATTGAATGTTTGTCATCGGATAATAGAGTTTGGGCAAAAAAATCTGGATTAATATTAATATTTTCTACAAAAGAGATTGATGAAAAATTTAATCCAAAAATATTTCTAGATATCGGATTTAGTGGTCAAAATGCCATGATAGAAGCAACAAGGTTAGGATTAGAAACACATCCAATAGGGGGTTGGGATGAGGGTTTAGTAAAGTCTGTAGTTAATATTCCTAGTGAAAGCAAAGTTGGATTTTTATTGGTTGTAGGAAAACCAGGTAATGAAAAAACATTGCCTGATGAACTAATTGATTCACACCAAAAAATTAGAGAAAGAAATGATGTTGAAATGAATTTTAATTATGATCAATGGGGAGAAAAATTTTAA
- the aroQ gene encoding type II 3-dehydroquinate dehydratase, whose product MSNELKILIVNGPNLNMLGKREPEIYGSKTLDEINDNLKEFSKEISVNLEFYQSNHEGEILDFMHGKNNSIDGCIINAGALTHSSTALHDAIKSVSYPCVEVHMSNIYSRPESWRQKSLIVSAVIGTVQGFGENSYRSAVELLASSIRS is encoded by the coding sequence ATGAGTAATGAATTAAAAATATTAATCGTAAATGGACCTAATCTTAATATGCTTGGTAAAAGAGAGCCTGAAATATACGGTTCAAAAACACTTGATGAAATAAATGATAACCTAAAAGAATTTTCTAAAGAAATTAGTGTTAATTTAGAATTCTATCAAAGTAATCATGAAGGTGAAATCTTAGATTTTATGCATGGGAAAAATAATTCTATCGATGGCTGCATAATTAATGCTGGTGCACTAACTCATTCTTCTACTGCACTGCATGATGCAATAAAATCAGTTAGTTACCCTTGTGTCGAAGTACATATGTCAAACATATACTCAAGACCAGAATCATGGAGACAAAAATCACTAATTGTTTCAGCAGTTATTGGAACAGTTCAGGGATTTGGCGAAAATAGCTATAGATCTGCTGTAGAATTATTGGCTTCTTCTATTAGATCTTAA